A stretch of Amycolatopsis balhimycina FH 1894 DNA encodes these proteins:
- a CDS encoding ubiquitin-like small modifier protein 1 → MRITVLLPGTLREKAGGESRLDVEVGEPATLGALLDALAQRYPALERRLRDEQAGLRRYVNFYVDGEECRHRGGAAAVLRDAAEVQIIPSVAGG, encoded by the coding sequence GTGCGGATCACCGTGCTGCTGCCCGGGACGCTGCGGGAGAAGGCCGGCGGCGAGTCCCGGCTGGACGTCGAGGTCGGCGAGCCGGCCACGCTGGGCGCCCTGCTCGACGCGCTCGCGCAGCGGTACCCGGCGCTGGAGCGAAGGCTGCGCGACGAACAGGCGGGGCTGCGCCGGTACGTCAACTTCTACGTCGACGGCGAGGAATGCCGCCATCGCGGCGGCGCCGCGGCCGTGCTCCGCGACGCCGCCGAGGTGCAGATCATCCCGTCGGTCGCGGGAGGCTGA